The bacterium HR11 genomic interval CGCTCACGCCCAGGTCTCGCTTGAGGTCGACGTCGGTCGCCAGCCTGTCGGCGACGGCGGTCCGGGCGTAGGCCGTCAGGGTGGGTCCCCAGAGGCGGCCCTCCAGCTCCAGGCGGGCCGAAACTTCCTGGGCCCAGGCCATTGATCCGACCCATCCCCATGCGAGAGTCCACAAGAGGATGCGCATGGCATCCGTCTCTCCTCAGGGGGGTTAGGTTTGATGAAGCTGGATCTTACACCACGGGCCGCGGGCGGATCTCGGTGGGTTTTGCGGATTCCCGGCCCGCTCGCCTGTCTCGTGGGTAGCGTGAACGGGTGCCGTTCACGCTTACACTTGTCTCCCCAAGTGTCGAACCGATTCGACACTGATGTTTACTGGACTCAACACCCGGAGGATTTGCATAGATGGGGTCGCCGCCCGTGGCGGCGCCGCGTGGTGTCGATGAGATTAGACATCCGGGCCGAGGAAACGGGTGAGGGATGACGGGAAAAGGCTCTGCCGTCGGGCCATCCGGGGCCGCCTCCGGTCATTGGCATGGAGTTTGCACAGGGGGCTTGGACGTTCCGCTGGTCGAGACGGCGGGCGCGCGACGACGTCCCCGACGGCGGGTGGCCGTACGCTGTGACTCGGACGTGGGCGGGCGGGTGGCGTCTATCTCGTGGTGGTGGTCGTCGAGTTGCGGCGGTGGCGGCGGGGGAGGGCCCGCGAGCGAAGGGGAGGAGCCTCCCATGGAGGCTCCTGGGCCGCTGACCGTTGACTTGATCCGCCGTCGGGAAGCGGCTAACTTAGATAGGCATCGTGGCCCTATCGTCTAGCCAGGTCCAGGACGGGGGATTCTCAGTCCTCAAACCCGGGTTCAAATCCCGGTAGGGCCACCAAGGCGGTTTCTTCATGCGCGGCAGTCGCCTCCTCGCCGCCGGACTGGTGTTAGGCACGTTGAGCGTAGCCCCCCTGCGGTCAGCCCCCCGTTATGAATGGTACTTCGAGATCGAAGAAGGCCTCGCCAGCTTCTTTCTTCAGCCCTTCGCCGTCGACCGACCGGCCCGCATCGAGGTCTACATCGAGTGGAGCCCGGTGGCCGAACTGGAGGCCGTCCTGTACAGTCCCGGCCAGACCCGACCCATTCGGGGCGACGTGAGCCGGGGCTGGATCCGCTGGAAGCTGACGACCGACGAGGCCTATCCCTGGAAGGGCCTCTGGCGGATTTACTTGCGCAGTGCCAGCCCCGGCACTTACTATCAAGGTCGTATCACCGTCTTCTTGGATTATACGTATAAGTCCCGCACGCAGGAAATCCCGCCGGAAGAACTGCCCCGCCCCGCCCGTCCGAAGGAGCAAGTAGAGCCCGAGAAATGGGGCCTTCGCGCCATCGAGGCGGCCCTGGACGAGTCGGCCGAGCATCTCCGGTTTCGTGTTCGCTTGCGGCTTCCCGCCGATCTGGACCGGTCCGGCCTGACCGTCCAATTGAAGAGTCCTTCAGGGGCCTTGAAAGTTCAGGAGACCCTGACGCTCCCCTCAGACCGGGCGGATACCGTCGAGCCGGCGAGTCGCCCGTATCCCGTCTTTCTGGGAACCCACTGCGTGCAGGCCACGCTGGAGGGCCTGGCCTCGGACGTCGACCGGAAGGCTTGGCAGGAGCGCTTCGAGCAGTGTTTTCGGGTCCGATGCGAGCCTTCCGTGCGCATTCGCACCTTGCCGGGACCGGCGCCCTCGGCCCAGCCCGGCATCGAGGCCCTCGACCTGGTCGTCGACCCCGAGCGGCTTCAGGTCCGACCGGCCGTCCAGCTCCGGCTCCCCGAATCCGGCGTGCCGGATTGGCATCTGAGCATCCGGGGCGAGGACGAGGCCTTCCCCTTGGAGGAGTCCTGGGACCTGCAGACTCGCCAGAATCGATGGATCGGCCGGCCGTATCCCATCCCCTTGGGACGGCACTGCGCCAAGGCCGAACTGAGGGGTACGCCGCCGCCCGAGGGCGTCACGGTGTTTCCGGCCTGCTTTCAAATTCAGTGTAGCCCCACGACCCGCCTCGAGGCGGTCGCCCCCGAAAAGTCTCCGCCGTGACCCGTCCCTCGGGCGATATGGCCAGACGGACCTGCCCCGCCTCGCCGGTGCATAAGACCCGGATGCCGGCTTCTTGAAGGCGTCGAACGACCTCCGGGTGCGGGAAGCCGAAGCGATTCCGGGCGCCGGCCGAGCACAGGGCCCATCGGGGCCGCACGGCCTCGAGGAAGGTCGGCGTCGTCGACGTCCGGCTCCCGTGATGGGCGACCTTCAGGACGTCCGCCTGAAGACTGGGACCGTAAGCCTGCGCGAGCCGGTCTTCTGTTCCCCGTTCGATGTCCCCCGTCATCAGGATACGCATGTCGTGATACGTGACGGCGAGCACGAGGGAGGCCTCGTTGACGTTGGCCGGCCGATAATCCTGGGGCGGGTGAAGGACCCGCCACGCCAGCGCCCCGACAGAAAACGCCATGCCCTCGGTCAAGGGCACGGCCTGGACCCGAGACCAGACTGGACTGGAACGAATCCAGGCCGGGACCTCCGTCCCGGCGGGGTAGTAAAACCGCGTCGGCCCGAAGTGCTCCAGGACGGCCCGCAGGCCGACGTAGTGGTCCGGATGGGGGTGACTCAAGACGAGGGCGTCCACGTGCCGGACGCCCAGCGCCTGCAGGGCCGGGACGACCACGGAGGTCCCAATATCCCAGCGGCTCCCAGGCAGGCCTCCACCGTCCACCAGGACGGCGTGCGCTTCGTCCCGGACGAGAATGGCCTCGCCCTGCCCGACGTCGAAGAGAACGACCTCGACCGTACCGGTCGGCACGGGCCTCGCGAAGACCTCCGGCAGACGGCCGACGCCGTAGGCCAGGGGGAGAGCGACGACCCACGGGGTCCACCGCAGGAACGGCCCCCGACCGGATGACCGGAGCGCCGACCCCCCGACCGCCGCGGCCAGCGTCAGGAGGGCGATCCCGATGAAGCTGGCAGGACCCGGCAGGACCGCATGTCCGTTCCACGGGTGGAACGCCGCCCGGACGAAGGCGTCCAGGACCGGCTCGAGGGCCCTTAAGAGTCCGGTCAAGATGAGATGGCTTCCCGGCAGACCGGCCCAGAGGCTCATCCCGAGCCCTAAGGCGACCAGGACCCCGACGACGGGGCCGGCGATGAGGTTCCAGACGACGGCCGGCCAGGTCCACCAGCCGAACACACCGACGGTCCAGGGCGCGCTCCACAGGGGCGCGACCCAGGCCGTCAGAAGGGTTCCGACGGGGACCCGCCACCGGCCCGTCACTCCGGCCAGCAGGGGGCCGACGCTCATCAGCAGACCGGCCGTGATCCCGAACGTCATCTGGAACCCCCAGTCCCACAGCCACAGGGGCCGCCACAGGAGCAGGACGCACCACAGGCCCGCCAGCAGATTCATCGGATGGACCGGCAGGAACCAGCCCCGTCCGACCAGGTACAGACCGACGAGGGCCACGGACCGCAAGACCGGGGCGTCGAGGCCGACCAGAGTCCCGTATCCGACGAGCACGACGGTCATCAGGCCATAGGCCCACCGTCGCGGGAGGGGGAGGACCCGCAGGAAGAGGAAGGCCAGGGCCCCGGCCAGCAAGCCGACGTGGAGGCCTGAAATCGAAAGGACGTGATATAGGCCGGTCCGCCGCAGGGCCCGGTCCAATGTCGGGTCCATCTCGCCCCGGTCGCCCAGCCAGAGGCTTTGAAGCAGGGGTCGGGCTCGACCAGCGGGTCGGGCCTCGACCGACATCAGGGCCGTCCGGAGCCGTTCCCGTCGGGTGTGGAGCCATCGGAAGACGGCCGGTCCGGGTCGTTCGACCCAGAGGAGCGTCGGCTGTTTGAGCTGGAGACGACCGTGGAGGCCCCGGGCCATCACGGCCATCGGCCGGTAGGTGCCCTTGTTTCGGTAGGTCAGGAGCGGGGACCAGTAGCCCAGGGCTTCCACGCGGGTACCGTGGAACCACGGGGATGGGGGCCGCTCCGGTCCATGGGACGTCTCAGGCCCGGCGGGGATCCACACGGTGATGCGGCCCGGACAGGCGAGGACCTTCCGCCGGTGCTCGACCCGCTCGACCCAAAGGGTCATCTGCCAGCCCTCGGGAAAGCGCCGGGGGAAGCCGAGGACCGTCCCGTAGACGCGGACGGGGTCTGGATTCGGACGTTCGGGGTCGCCATAGAAAGAACGGACGATACAGTCGTCGGCATACTGCCGGACGGCCGTGGGCACGCGGACCAGGCCGCCGATCAGGGCGGCGGCCCCCAGCCAGAGGCCCCATCGGTCCGAACGGGCCAGGCTCTGAAGGGGTAGGAGGGCCAAGCCCCCCATGAGGAGGCCCAGGGCGACGCCGACCACCGGCGGCGCGCCGAGTCCCGCCAGGAGACAGCCCAGCGTCAGAGCCCCGGCCGTCCAGACCGCCGGGGCCCGATGCCAGGGCAGACGGGGTAGCGTACGACGTCGGACGTTCGGTGTCGGGCTTTGGGTCATGGATGAAGGGACGGATCGGGAAAGTCGAGAAAGGGCCGCCGGATGCCGAAGGGCCTTATGGCCCGACGGGGATATCGATGCGGCGGACCCGACGGTCCTGGATGCGGGGGAGGCGGATGACGAGCCATCCGTTCTGCAGGGCGGCCGAGGCCTCGTGGGGGTTGACGGCCCACGGGATCGGGATCGTTCGGTAGAAGGGGCCGAAGGGCCGCTCCAGGCGGAGGACTCGGACACCTTCCTCGTCCCCATGGGTCGGATGCTTCACGCCCTCGATGATGAGGGCCTGGCCTTCCCAGTAGACCTGAAGCTCCGTGGGCTGGACGCCGGGCAGGTCGGCGACGACCTCGACGTGCGTCGGGTCGACTCGCACGTTGACGTCCGGATAAAACAGGGAGACCTGCCCCTGGGGACCCAGGATCTGTTCAAAGATCCGATGGATGGCCGATTGGATCCGTCTCAACTCCGTCAGCCAATCCAGGGAGGGATGCACGGGTCACCCCCGTAGCTTGAGGACGTCCAGGGTCAGGACCAGCAGGGTCAAGCCCAGGAGGAGGACCATCCCGACGATGGCGACCCATTCCCGGACGCGAGGGCTCAAGGGCCGACCCGTCAGGGCCCGGACCAGGGCCGACAGGAGGATCATCGCCGCATGGCCGCCGTCTAAGGCCGGAATCGGGAGCAGGTTGAAGATCCCCAAGTTGACGGTGAAGAGGCCCATCAATTGAAAGAACCGGGCCCATCCGATCAGGAGCGCCTGGCCGGCGGCCTGGGCGATGAGGATCGGACCCGACAGGGTCTTGATGGACAGCTCCCCGGTGACGAGATTGCGCAGGGCCCGGAAGATCAGGCCCATCGTCCAGAACGTGTCCTGCCAGCCCCGTCGCCAGGCCTCGCCCCAGGAGAGACGGGTCCGCTGGTACTCGGTCGCCGGCGGTCGGAGGGCGACGCCGACCCGAAGCCGGCGGAGTTGAGCGTCCCACGCGGGCCGCAAGGTCACGGACCGGAGGGTCCCCTGTCGATACACGTGGAAGACCATCGGACGGCCCTGGGACCGCTGGACCCGATCCTGGACCTGACCCAGGCTCTCGATGGGTTCGTCGTCGATGCGGTAGATGACGTCCCCGGGCCGCAGGTCGGCTTGGGCCGCCGGGGAACCCGGCTCGACCCGGTCGACGACGACCGGCGGGAGCGGCGCGATGCCGTAAAAGAACGAGCTCCCCCGGGCGTCCAGGATGCCCCGCAGTCGGACCCGAGAGACCGAGCCGCCCCGCTCGACCTCCAGTTCGACTTCCGGCCGCAGGTTCTCGATAAAGATGGCCCGATGCGCTTCCCGCCACGTGGCGACCGGCCGGCCGTTGACCCGTCGGATGCGGTCCCCGATGCGGAGGCCGGCCTGGGAAGCCGGCGAGTCCGGGTACACCCAGCCCAGGACCGGCGGCCGGGTCAGAAAGGCCGGCTCCTGAAATCCGATCCGGTAGGCCGTCATGAAACAGAGCGGCCCCAGGGCCAGGTTGACGAGCCCTCCGGCGACGACGACCGCCATCTGTTGCCAGAGGGGGCGGCTGTAAAAGGCCCGGGGGTCGTCCCGACCGCCGGCCTCCAGGGTGTCCATCCCGGCGACCCGGACGTAGCCCCCCAAGGGCACGGCGCTGATGCGGTAGTCCGTCCCCTTCCGACGCCATCCCCACACGCGGGGGCCGAACCCCAGGGAGAAGATTTCGACCCGGAAGCGCAGGGCCTTGGCCGCCAGGAAGTGCCCCAGCTCGTGCAGAAACACGAGGATCCCGAACATGACGGCGAAGCCGAAGACGTACACGAGGACGACCCGGAGCTTGTCCAGCCATTCGGCCATCTATGCGCCCTCCTTTCCGTAGCGGCCGACCCACGCCTCGGCCGCCGCCCGAGCCCATCGGTCGACTTCCCATACGTCTTCCAGGGACGTCACGGGCCGGGCGACGTGCGCCTCCAAGACGGCCTCGATGAGCATGGCGATCTGGGGAAATCGAATCCGACGGTTCAGGAACGCCTGCACGGCGACCTCGTTGGCCGCATTCAGGACGACCGGATAGGAGGGCCCGGCCGATAAGGCCGCCCGGGCCAGGCGCAGGCAGGGGAATCTCCGTTCTTCCGGGGGGTAAAACTCGAGACGGCCGCTCTCGACGGGCCGCCACGCCGGAATCGCCATCGGCAGACGCTCGGGGTAGGCCAGGGCATAGCCGATGGGGAGCCGCATGTCCGGAAGCGACATCTGCGCCTTGAAGGTCCCGTCGACGAACTCGACCATGGAATGCACGATGCTTTGGGGATGGATGATGACCTCGATGCGGTCCGCCGGCCAGTCAAAGAGGTAGTGGGCTTCCACGATCTCCAGGCCCTTGTTCATCAGCGTCGCCGAGTCGATGGTGACCTTCGGACCCATCTTCCAGCGGGGATGGTGAAGCGCCTCTTCGACCGTGATGTCCTCGAAGGTCTCCAGGGGCCGCCGTAAAAAAGGTCCGCCTGAGGCCGTCAGCCACAGTCGGGCGACATACGCGCGGGACTCACCGACCATCGCCTGGAAGAGGGCCGAATGTTCGCTGTCGATGGGGATCAGACAGCCGCCGCCCTCCTGCAGGGCCTGCCGCATCAGGGGACCGGCGATGACCAGGCTCTCCTTGTTGGCCAAGCAAACCCGCTTGCCGGCCCGAAGGGCGACGTAGGTCGGCTTTAATCCGGCCGCTCCGACGATGGCCGACACGACCGTGTCCGCCTCGGGCAAGGCGGCGACGACCTCCAGGCCCTCGGGTCCCTCTAAGACCTCCACGTCCATGCCCCGGTCTCGAAACCATGCCCGGAGCGCTTGCGCCGCCGCCGGGTCGACCATGGCGACCCACCGAGGGCGGGCAAACTCGAACCACGAGCGAATGCCGTCCACGTCCCGGTGCGCCGCCAGGGCGACGACCTGAAACCGGTCCGAGAACGTCCGGACCAGGTCTTGCACGCTCCGACCGATGGAACCCGTGGCACCCAATACAGCGATGCGACGAACGCCGTCCCCGCCCATGCGCGAGCCCGTCTGCGACCAGTCCGTCAGGGGGAAAGACTCCATCGTCCCGCCAGGCTCCCGGATTGCCAGTAAAGATAGTAGAAGGGCGCCGCAAAAATCAAACTGTCGATCCGGTCCCACATACCGCCGTGACCGGGCAGGAGACGGCCCGTGTCCTTCACCCCGGCCCACCGCTTGAAGGCCGACTCGACGAGGTCGCCGACCTGACCGACGACGCCGACCCCCAGGCCGACCAGGACCCATTCGTACCACGGAACGGACCCGACGGCCGCCGACCCGAATCGGCCCCACAGCCAGGCCGCCAGGGCGGCCCCCCCAAGGCCCGCCAGGGCGCCCTCGACCGTCTTGTGGGGGCTGACGACCGGTGCCAGTCGGTGGCGTCCCTGCCATCGCCCCACGTAGTAGGCCGCCGTGTCGCAGGTCCACACCGTCAGCAGGAGGCCCACCAGGGGACTGGACCAAAACGACCGGTCGGCGAAGACGCTCGAGCCGGTCTGCCAGAGGTACCACAGGCTCAGGCCCCCGAACAGGAAGTAGCCCCAGCCGACGGCCAGCCAGGTCGCCGTCCGGACGAAGGCCGCCGCCGCGGTCGGGGCCGGGCGCACGAGGAGCCCGGCATGGACGAGCCAGGCCGTCAGGAGCGTCGTCACCCCCCAGAGGCCCACGTGGGGACCCGGCTCCCGAGCCAGGACCCAGCCCAAGGCCATCAGCCCGTGGACCGGCCACCGGTGGACTTCGAGGCCCCGCCGCTGACCCAGTCGGAGGAACTCATCCCAGGCCAGGCCGACGACCAGGGCCACGGCGGCCCATCCGGCCCATGCCGGCCCCCAGGCCAGTAGGACGGCCAGCAGGGCGATCCCGACCGTCGCCGTGAGGATGCGCTTCACGAGAACGTACCCGAGGAGACGGGTTCCGGCGTGGAGGGGACCGTGCCGTAGCGGCGCTCCCGCCGCTGGAAGTCCAGGATCGCCATGTATAGGTGCCGCTTCCGAAAGTCCGGCCAGTAAATGGGCGTGAACCAAAGCTCCGTATACGCCAGTTGCCACAGCATGAAGTTGCTGATCCGAAGCTCCCCGCTCGTCCGGATCAGCAGGTCCGGGTCCGGAACCTCCCGGGTGTAAAGATGGGCGGCGATGACTTGCTCGTCGATGCCGTCGGGCGAAAGACGGCCGGCCTGGACCTGCCGGGCGATCGACCGGACGGCATCGACGACGTCGACCCGACCGCTGTAGCTCAAGGCGATCAGAAACAGCAGGCCCCGGGCCCGGGCCGTCTGCTCCTGGGCCCAAGCCAGCTTGGCCTGCACGTGGGGCGGAAGCTGGAACAGACGTCCGATGGGGACAAACCGGATGTCGTTCTTGAGGAGGGTCCCGATCTCCCGGTCGACATACTCGACCAGTAAGTCCATGAGGGCATCGACCTGGTCCTTGGGCCGCCGCCAGTTTTCGGTGGAGAAGGCAAAGAGCGTGAGGACCGGGACACCTAACTCGGCGGCCCCCTCGACCGTCTCCCGGACGGACTGGATGCCGGCCCGGTGCCCGCTGACGCGGGGAAGACCCCGGGCCTGCGCCCACCGACCGTTGCCGTCCATGATCACGGCGATGTGACGCGGCAGACGGCGGGGGTCGATGCGGGCCCTCAGCTCCGCATCCGAGTAGTCCCGCCACTCCGGGGGTTCCAAGTCGTACACCGGGTTCATCGTCGCCGACCCTCATCCCATGGCATGGGTCGTCTTCTTCAGTTCTTGCAAGACCAAGCGGGCGATGGTCTTGAGGGTCTCGAAGACCCCGATGCCCCGGGTCGCCACGGCCTCGAAGACGGGCTCCCCCTTCACGTGCAGGACCCGGAGCATCTCCTCGACCGGCACGGCCGAGGGCAGGTCCCGCTTGTTGAGCTGAAGGACGTACGGGATCGTCAGGATGTCCAAGCCGTTCTCCCGAAGGTTGACCTTCAGGTTGTTGAGACTCTCGATGTTGGCGTCCATCCGCTCCCGCTGGGAGTCGGCCACGAACACGACGCCGTCGGCCCCTTTAAGGATCAATTTGCGAGAAGCATCATAAAAAACCTGACCCGGGACGGTGTACAGGTGAAACCGAATCCGAAAGCCCTTGACCGTCCCGAGGTCCAGCGGGAGGAAGTCAAAGAAAAGCGTCCGCTCCGTCTCGGTCGCCAGCGAGATGAGCTTGCCCTTCTGGTCGGGACTCGT includes:
- the comEC gene encoding ComE operon protein 3; amino-acid sequence: MTQSPTPNVRRRTLPRLPWHRAPAVWTAGALTLGCLLAGLGAPPVVGVALGLLMGGLALLPLQSLARSDRWGLWLGAAALIGGLVRVPTAVRQYADDCIVRSFYGDPERPNPDPVRVYGTVLGFPRRFPEGWQMTLWVERVEHRRKVLACPGRITVWIPAGPETSHGPERPPSPWFHGTRVEALGYWSPLLTYRNKGTYRPMAVMARGLHGRLQLKQPTLLWVERPGPAVFRWLHTRRERLRTALMSVEARPAGRARPLLQSLWLGDRGEMDPTLDRALRRTGLYHVLSISGLHVGLLAGALAFLFLRVLPLPRRWAYGLMTVVLVGYGTLVGLDAPVLRSVALVGLYLVGRGWFLPVHPMNLLAGLWCVLLLWRPLWLWDWGFQMTFGITAGLLMSVGPLLAGVTGRWRVPVGTLLTAWVAPLWSAPWTVGVFGWWTWPAVVWNLIAGPVVGVLVALGLGMSLWAGLPGSHLILTGLLRALEPVLDAFVRAAFHPWNGHAVLPGPASFIGIALLTLAAAVGGSALRSSGRGPFLRWTPWVVALPLAYGVGRLPEVFARPVPTGTVEVVLFDVGQGEAILVRDEAHAVLVDGGGLPGSRWDIGTSVVVPALQALGVRHVDALVLSHPHPDHYVGLRAVLEHFGPTRFYYPAGTEVPAWIRSSPVWSRVQAVPLTEGMAFSVGALAWRVLHPPQDYRPANVNEASLVLAVTYHDMRILMTGDIERGTEDRLAQAYGPSLQADVLKVAHHGSRTSTTPTFLEAVRPRWALCSAGARNRFGFPHPEVVRRLQEAGIRVLCTGEAGQVRLAISPEGRVTAETFRGRPPRGGSWGYTEFESRPETP
- a CDS encoding 18 kDa heat shock protein, giving the protein MHPSLDWLTELRRIQSAIHRIFEQILGPQGQVSLFYPDVNVRVDPTHVEVVADLPGVQPTELQVYWEGQALIIEGVKHPTHGDEEGVRVLRLERPFGPFYRTIPIPWAVNPHEASAALQNGWLVIRLPRIQDRRVRRIDIPVGP
- a CDS encoding Putative zinc metalloprotease, with product MAEWLDKLRVVLVYVFGFAVMFGILVFLHELGHFLAAKALRFRVEIFSLGFGPRVWGWRRKGTDYRISAVPLGGYVRVAGMDTLEAGGRDDPRAFYSRPLWQQMAVVVAGGLVNLALGPLCFMTAYRIGFQEPAFLTRPPVLGWVYPDSPASQAGLRIGDRIRRVNGRPVATWREAHRAIFIENLRPEVELEVERGGSVSRVRLRGILDARGSSFFYGIAPLPPVVVDRVEPGSPAAQADLRPGDVIYRIDDEPIESLGQVQDRVQRSQGRPMVFHVYRQGTLRSVTLRPAWDAQLRRLRVGVALRPPATEYQRTRLSWGEAWRRGWQDTFWTMGLIFRALRNLVTGELSIKTLSGPILIAQAAGQALLIGWARFFQLMGLFTVNLGIFNLLPIPALDGGHAAMILLSALVRALTGRPLSPRVREWVAIVGMVLLLGLTLLVLTLDVLKLRG
- the dxr gene encoding 1-deoxy-D-xylulose 5-phosphate reductoisomerase, yielding MESFPLTDWSQTGSRMGGDGVRRIAVLGATGSIGRSVQDLVRTFSDRFQVVALAAHRDVDGIRSWFEFARPRWVAMVDPAAAQALRAWFRDRGMDVEVLEGPEGLEVVAALPEADTVVSAIVGAAGLKPTYVALRAGKRVCLANKESLVIAGPLMRQALQEGGGCLIPIDSEHSALFQAMVGESRAYVARLWLTASGGPFLRRPLETFEDITVEEALHHPRWKMGPKVTIDSATLMNKGLEIVEAHYLFDWPADRIEVIIHPQSIVHSMVEFVDGTFKAQMSLPDMRLPIGYALAYPERLPMAIPAWRPVESGRLEFYPPEERRFPCLRLARAALSAGPSYPVVLNAANEVAVQAFLNRRIRFPQIAMLIEAVLEAHVARPVTSLEDVWEVDRWARAAAEAWVGRYGKEGA
- the cdsA gene encoding Phosphatidate cytidylyltransferase, with amino-acid sequence MKRILTATVGIALLAVLLAWGPAWAGWAAVALVVGLAWDEFLRLGQRRGLEVHRWPVHGLMALGWVLAREPGPHVGLWGVTTLLTAWLVHAGLLVRPAPTAAAAFVRTATWLAVGWGYFLFGGLSLWYLWQTGSSVFADRSFWSSPLVGLLLTVWTCDTAAYYVGRWQGRHRLAPVVSPHKTVEGALAGLGGAALAAWLWGRFGSAAVGSVPWYEWVLVGLGVGVVGQVGDLVESAFKRWAGVKDTGRLLPGHGGMWDRIDSLIFAAPFYYLYWQSGSLAGRWSLSP
- the uppS gene encoding Ditrans,polycis-undecaprenyl-diphosphate synthase ((2E,6E)-farnesyl-diphosphate specific); the encoded protein is MNPVYDLEPPEWRDYSDAELRARIDPRRLPRHIAVIMDGNGRWAQARGLPRVSGHRAGIQSVRETVEGAAELGVPVLTLFAFSTENWRRPKDQVDALMDLLVEYVDREIGTLLKNDIRFVPIGRLFQLPPHVQAKLAWAQEQTARARGLLFLIALSYSGRVDVVDAVRSIARQVQAGRLSPDGIDEQVIAAHLYTREVPDPDLLIRTSGELRISNFMLWQLAYTELWFTPIYWPDFRKRHLYMAILDFQRRERRYGTVPSTPEPVSSGTFS
- the mglA_2 gene encoding Mutual gliding-motility protein MglA, with the translated sequence MVFINYAAREINVKIVYYGPGLGGKTTNLQYIYERTSPDQKGKLISLATETERTLFFDFLPLDLGTVKGFRIRFHLYTVPGQVFYDASRKLILKGADGVVFVADSQRERMDANIESLNNLKVNLRENGLDILTIPYVLQLNKRDLPSAVPVEEMLRVLHVKGEPVFEAVATRGIGVFETLKTIARLVLQELKKTTHAMG